GCGCAGGCTTGCGGCCGCGGCGGGCTAGAACACCTTGAACGTCATGGTGGTCAGCGACCGCTCGATCCCGTCGATGTCCAGCAGTTCGTCATTGATGTATTTGCCCACGTCCTGCCCCTCGGGGATATAGACCTTCATCATCAGGTCATAGTCACCCGAGGTCGAATACAGCTCGGAATGGATTTCGCGCAGCGCGATCTCTTCGGCGACCTTGTAGGTCGATCCGGGACGACAGCGGATCTGGATAAAGACGCAGGTGGTCATGGCGTGGCCTTTGCACAGCAGGAAGCGTGCCTCCGTAGTGGCACGTCTGCACAGGTCCCTGCAAGCGCTGCGGCACGCCCCTTGGCGCGGCGTACCCACCCGCCTATAGAGGCGCTCAACCACCCCTTTGCAGGAGGCGCGGCATGCGCAGCAGCACCCTCACCCGCACCACGGCGGAAACCGACATCTCGGTCACGCTCGACCTG
The DNA window shown above is from uncultured Tateyamaria sp. and carries:
- a CDS encoding Lrp/AsnC ligand binding domain-containing protein, which gives rise to MTTCVFIQIRCRPGSTYKVAEEIALREIHSELYSTSGDYDLMMKVYIPEGQDVGKYINDELLDIDGIERSLTTMTFKVF